The window TATTGTGTGAACGCATCAATATGCCCTCGAGGACCTTCACTGCGTCCGTGTCCACGATTGTCCATCAGATACATGTTGGTTTGTCTGGCGGTGAAATGCTTGATCAGGTTCAGGTATCGGTAAGAATGCTCACCCACACCATGCACAACCACCATCACCCGGTTGGCATCAGCGACCAGGAATTTGCGATAAAACAAACGTGAATTGGAAAACCTGTCTTTGAAATACTGGGTTTCTTCCTTGATTTGTGGCGTTATTTTTTCGGCAGTAACCGTTTTTTTCGCGGCGACGGTTTCAGAAGATGAGGAAGGTTTCACCAGTTTCTTCTTTAACGTCCCGGTTGTTGGTTTTTTGGCTGTTCCTGAGGTGGAGGAACCCCCTTTGTTTAAGGGTTTGCCTGAAGCGGATTTCTTTTCAGGTTTTGGAGACGCTGATGTGGTTCCCGCAACAGATCCTCCGTCAAAGTCGCTGGCATAAAGTTTCATGACTGCGGAATCAATCGTTGAGGATGCGATTTTTCCATTTTTTTTAAGACGGGTCTCTCTGGAGAATCCAATTTTTTCTGCGACATCTGCCATGGAACCATATTTTTTAATCAATTGCTCCAAAGCTTCTATAGATGTTGGCATGACAACCTCCTGTAAAAATCCTTAAAAAAAACATGGTGCCGGAAGTTCACCAGCAACGTGTGTTGAACCAAAGACAGTAAGTCTTCGCATAGTTTCCATGAAAAAGGAAAGTCCAGAATGATTATTGTGAAAACGCATAATATTTTTCCTTGTTCCTGTCAGGAAATGTCGTCAGTTTAGGTAAGTACCCGATCAAAAGATCAAAAGTTATTTAACATTAATCTGGTTCCTGACGTCTCGTCC is drawn from SAR324 cluster bacterium and contains these coding sequences:
- a CDS encoding alpha/beta hydrolase, which produces MPTSIEALEQLIKKYGSMADVAEKIGFSRETRLKKNGKIASSTIDSAVMKLYASDFDGGSVAGTTSASPKPEKKSASGKPLNKGGSSTSGTAKKPTTGTLKKKLVKPSSSSETVAAKKTVTAEKITPQIKEETQYFKDRFSNSRLFYRKFLVADANRVMVVVHGVGEHSYRYLNLIKHFTARQTNMYLMDNRGHGRSEGPRGHIDAFTQYLDDLYQFLEIVRQTEPGKPVFLLGHSLGGNIVGNYITQREQNFAGVILSAPGFAPGFDVPVVKKLLGQLTSQYVPTLALPTGLASSGLSRDPKVIEDYDNDPLVHDLVSSRFYTEYTRYGQLAVANADMIKCPLLVLQGTADSTVSIPQVEKFFNNLTVEDRQIEWFDGFYHECFNDIGKEQVFDILEKWVNAH